In a genomic window of Penaeus vannamei isolate JL-2024 chromosome 38, ASM4276789v1, whole genome shotgun sequence:
- the LOC113802408 gene encoding U-scoloptoxin(01)-Cw1a-like: protein MKVLAALLALCGVAAANSPFRFSDGYLDVLGAEPVQAFDCAGRSYGYYADVSSDCRVFHVCLPVADDLGDVLETAHFSFFCGNQTVFSQESLTCAHPEEAFPCDQAETLFDSVNALFGVIPDEK, encoded by the coding sequence ATGAAGGTCCTCGCAGCTCTCCTGGCTCTGTGTGGCGTGGCCGCCGCCAATTCCCCCTTCCGCTTCTCCGACGGCTACCTCGACGTCCTCGGCGCAGAGCCCGTTCAGGCCTTCGACTGTGCCGGTCGAAGCTACGGCTATTACGCCGACGTCAGCAGCGACTGCCGAGTGTTCCACGTGTGCCTGCCCGTGGCTGACGACCTGGGCGACGTGCTCGAGACcgcccacttctccttcttctgcggcAACCAGACCGTGTTCAGCCAGGAGTCCCTCACCTGCGCCCACCCCGAGGAGGCCTTCCCCTGCGACCAGGCCGAGACCCTCTTCGACTCCGTCAACGCTCTCTTCGGCGTCATTCCCGACGAAAAATAA
- the LOC138859798 gene encoding U-scoloptoxin(01)-Cw1a-like has product MKVLAALLALCGVAAANSPFRFSDGYLDVLGAEPVQAFDCAGRSYGYYADVSSDCRVFHVCLPVADDLGDVLETAHFSFFCGNQTVFSQESLTCAHPEEAFPCDQAETLFDSVNALFGVIPEEK; this is encoded by the coding sequence ATGAAAGTCCTCGCAGCTCTCCTGGCTCTGTGTGGCGTGGCCGCCGCCAACTCCCCCTTCCGCTTCTCCGACGGCTACCTCGACGTCCTCGGCGCTGAGCCCGTTCAGGCCTTCGACTGTGCCGGTCGAAGCTACGGCTATTACGCCGACGTCAGCAGCGACTGCCGAGTGTTCCACGTGTGCCTGCCCGTGGCTGACGACCTGGGCGACGTGCTCGAGACcgcccacttctccttcttctgcggcAACCAGACCGTGTTCAGCCAGGAGTCCCTCACCTGCGCCCACCCCGAGGAGGCCTTCCCCTGCGACCAGGCCGAGACCCTCTTCGACTCCGTCAACGCTCTCTTCGGCGTCATTCCCGAAGAGAAATAG